A single bacterium DNA region contains:
- a CDS encoding aspartate carbamoyltransferase catalytic subunit, whose amino-acid sequence MPPKNKDLLGIKDLKREQIVEVLETASRMKARLASSPQKLDDLKGKAVINLFFEPSTRTRASFELAARRLSADLLTMTPQASSLTKGESLQDMVENLEAMGPRLLIVRHGSSGAPGLIARHTKASVINAGDGSHEHPTQALLDVFTVCETLKITDYGDLKGLNVLIVGDLAYSRVARSNLFAFRKLGARVTCVGPATLLPPGLESFGARVGTDFDRELPGADVVMLLRIQKERQEKLNFPSLAEYTRFYGLTKERHARMKPEALIMHPGPINRGVEIDPDVADGRTGGGARTVILDQVHHGIPVRMAVLSLWGARE is encoded by the coding sequence TTGCCTCCGAAGAACAAGGACCTCCTCGGCATCAAGGATCTCAAGAGGGAGCAGATCGTCGAGGTCCTCGAGACGGCGTCCCGGATGAAGGCGCGTCTCGCGTCTTCCCCGCAAAAGCTGGATGATCTCAAGGGTAAGGCCGTCATCAATCTCTTCTTCGAGCCCTCCACGCGCACCCGGGCGTCCTTCGAATTGGCGGCGCGGCGCCTGTCCGCCGACCTCCTGACGATGACCCCTCAGGCCTCCAGCCTCACCAAGGGCGAAAGCCTTCAGGACATGGTGGAAAACCTGGAGGCCATGGGACCCAGGCTGCTCATCGTCCGCCACGGGTCGAGCGGGGCTCCTGGCCTCATCGCGCGCCACACGAAGGCCTCCGTCATCAACGCCGGCGACGGGTCCCACGAGCACCCCACCCAGGCGCTTTTGGACGTCTTCACCGTCTGCGAAACGCTCAAAATCACCGACTACGGGGACTTGAAGGGACTGAACGTCCTCATCGTGGGCGACCTGGCCTACAGCCGCGTGGCGCGCTCGAACCTCTTCGCCTTCCGGAAGCTCGGGGCGCGCGTGACGTGCGTGGGGCCGGCGACGCTTCTGCCGCCGGGGCTCGAATCCTTCGGCGCCCGGGTGGGGACGGACTTCGACCGCGAATTGCCGGGGGCCGACGTCGTCATGCTCCTCCGGATCCAGAAGGAGAGGCAGGAGAAGCTCAATTTCCCCTCGCTCGCCGAATACACGCGGTTTTACGGGCTGACCAAGGAGAGGCACGCCCGGATGAAACCGGAGGCCCTCATCATGCACCCGGGCCCGATCAACCGCGGCGTCGAGATCGACCCGGACGTGGCGGACGGGCGGACGGGAGGCGGGGCGCGGACGGTCATCCTCGATCAGGTTCATCACGGGATTCCGGTGCGGATGGCGGTCCTTTCGTTATGGGGGGCGCGCGAGTAG
- the lepB gene encoding signal peptidase I, which translates to ETIRKKHWIREYGEAILTAFLVAFVIRSFGIEAFKIPSGSMIPTLMIGDHIFVNKFVYGLRIPFTKKRIVTFSEPKRGEAIVFMYPLDESKDFIKRAIGLPGDRIAIHGDEVTVNGLALARQPVEVRASNGDRFLTIIPEAVADQVNGHEIPAFPRWESYAYFVEKVGDVNHLVQFDERPSYAESEFEVPAGHLFVMGDNRDNSSDSREWGFVPMENVKGRAMFVWLSLDYDEIRQGLANIGRWIRWDRFGKWIQ; encoded by the coding sequence GAAACGATCAGGAAAAAGCATTGGATTCGCGAATATGGGGAGGCGATCCTGACCGCCTTCCTCGTCGCCTTCGTCATCCGCTCCTTCGGCATCGAGGCCTTCAAGATCCCGTCGGGGTCGATGATCCCGACCCTCATGATCGGCGACCACATCTTCGTGAACAAGTTCGTCTACGGGTTGCGCATTCCGTTCACCAAGAAGAGGATCGTGACCTTCAGCGAGCCCAAGCGGGGGGAAGCCATCGTCTTCATGTACCCCTTGGACGAGAGCAAGGACTTCATCAAACGGGCCATCGGGCTCCCGGGGGACCGCATTGCGATCCACGGCGACGAGGTGACGGTCAACGGGTTGGCGTTGGCAAGGCAGCCGGTCGAGGTCCGCGCCTCCAACGGCGACCGTTTTCTCACGATCATTCCGGAGGCGGTGGCCGACCAGGTGAACGGGCATGAGATCCCCGCGTTTCCCCGTTGGGAGTCCTATGCCTATTTCGTGGAGAAAGTGGGGGACGTGAACCACCTGGTCCAGTTTGACGAGAGGCCGTCCTACGCCGAGTCCGAGTTCGAGGTCCCCGCCGGCCACCTCTTCGTGATGGGGGACAACCGGGACAACTCCTCCGATTCCCGCGAATGGGGCTTCGTCCCCATGGAGAACGTCAAGGGCCGCGCCATGTTCGTCTGGCTCTCCCTCGACTACGACGAGATCCGCCAAGGTCTCGCGAACATAGGCCGCTGGATTCGATGGGACCGGTTTGGGAAATGGATTCAGTAG